A genomic window from Ruminiclostridium cellulolyticum H10 includes:
- a CDS encoding spermidine synthase, translated as MAVELSVSKLLAPYFGTSQIIWTVIIGLIMISLSIGNVLGGRSADKHNSMSRLYLIIWAAAIWIAIIPFVGKYIVVGIIGLLFMFLPQNLLITGSAISCLVLFSVPLIGLGMVSPYLVKLGVTDIENTGKTTGKIYAMNTIGSIIGTFLPTFVTIPTVGTSKTFLIFALVLNVICLAYFIMNRIKPVKTSLTFLIIFALLFAPLSNSYAFWRDCVVEDESVYNYLQVTEDKDSVYLSTNVAFGVQSVYRKDNKLSGMYYDYALAAPQFIKDFRSGKKIDLLVLGNGTGTYAKQSKIYYPGIKTDAVEIDPKIVDLSKKYFDLKEDEATIYETDGRTFLSDKNCGVYDVIMIDAYHDITIPFHMATQEFFSKVSEHLKPGGVIVLNINMKAKGDNPINRYLSQTVKSVFEKVYTCGLKTSTNELLFASNDSDMHNNFNENISSMNTSDPLKNVFQFVNENLEEVTDSSLIFTDEVAPVDILGQKLLNTMVQDETSDLKEMINFKEKGFKGLLDMLR; from the coding sequence ATAGGAAATGTTTTGGGCGGAAGGTCTGCCGACAAGCATAACAGTATGAGCAGGCTTTACCTTATTATATGGGCAGCCGCTATATGGATAGCCATTATTCCTTTTGTGGGCAAATATATTGTTGTTGGCATAATAGGCCTGCTTTTTATGTTTCTACCTCAGAATCTGCTTATTACAGGCTCGGCAATATCCTGTCTGGTTCTGTTCTCGGTTCCTTTGATTGGTTTGGGAATGGTTTCTCCGTATCTGGTCAAGCTGGGTGTTACCGACATTGAAAACACCGGTAAAACCACAGGTAAGATATATGCCATGAATACCATAGGAAGTATTATAGGTACATTTTTACCGACCTTTGTCACAATACCCACCGTCGGGACAAGTAAAACCTTTCTGATTTTTGCACTGGTTCTGAATGTTATCTGCCTTGCTTACTTTATAATGAATAGAATTAAACCTGTTAAGACTTCTTTGACATTTTTAATAATTTTTGCATTGCTCTTTGCACCTCTCTCTAATTCATATGCTTTCTGGAGGGACTGTGTTGTTGAAGACGAATCTGTGTACAACTATTTACAGGTAACGGAAGACAAGGATTCTGTGTACCTTTCAACCAATGTAGCATTTGGTGTTCAGTCTGTATACAGAAAGGACAATAAGCTCTCAGGAATGTATTATGATTATGCACTGGCGGCTCCTCAGTTTATAAAGGATTTTAGAAGTGGTAAAAAAATAGACCTTTTGGTACTTGGAAACGGTACCGGTACTTACGCAAAACAGTCCAAAATATATTATCCCGGTATAAAGACTGATGCTGTTGAGATTGACCCCAAAATTGTTGATTTATCCAAAAAGTATTTTGACTTGAAGGAGGATGAAGCAACTATTTATGAAACCGACGGCAGAACTTTTCTTTCGGATAAAAATTGCGGTGTGTACGATGTTATCATGATTGACGCCTATCATGATATAACAATTCCTTTCCATATGGCTACACAAGAGTTTTTTTCAAAAGTATCTGAGCATCTGAAGCCCGGTGGCGTAATTGTTCTTAATATTAATATGAAGGCAAAAGGTGATAATCCTATAAACCGGTATTTAAGCCAGACTGTCAAGAGTGTGTTTGAAAAGGTTTATACATGTGGTTTGAAAACAAGTACCAATGAATTACTTTTTGCATCCAATGATTCAGATATGCACAATAATTTTAATGAAAATATCAGCAGCATGAATACTTCTGACCCTTTAAAAAACGTTTTTCAATTCGTAAATGAAAACCTGGAGGAAGTAACTGATTCTAGTCTGATATTCACAGATGAAGTGGCACCCGTAGATATTTTAGGGCAGAAACTTCTGAATACTATGGTACAGGATGAAACTTCTGATTTAAAGGAAATGATTAATTTTAAAGAAAAGGGATTTAAAGGTTTGCTTGACATGCTTAGATAG
- the gltX gene encoding glutamate--tRNA ligase, translated as MQNVRTRFAPSPTGYMHIGNLRTALYEYLIARKYNGKFILRIEDTDQERFVEGAIDVIYKTLKLAGINHDEGPDVGGSYGPYVQSERKGMYLEYAKKLVELGGAYYCFCTKERLAELKEKQDAEGHGHRYDRCCLKLSKEEIEENLRKNVPYVIRQKMPDTGTTSFNDAVYGTITVDNSELDDQILIKTDGLPTYNFANVIDDHQMEISHVVRGNEYLSSTPKYNLLYEAFGWEVPTYVHVPLILKASGQKLSKRAGDPSFEDLVSMGYLVEAIVNYVVLLGWSPSTNQEIYSLKELEEVFEISGISKAPAIFDINKLTWMNGEYIRRMPIEEFHKLALPFYENAITNKNIDTLKLSKLLQIRTEVLTTIPETIDFIDQLPDYDVQMYVHKKSKTTLENSLENLIAAYPILEGISDWNADSIHEKIFAHIEALGVKNSLILWPIRTAVSGKAVTPGGAIEIADIVGKEETLKRISIGIDKLKAALGNNA; from the coding sequence ATGCAAAATGTAAGAACCAGATTTGCACCAAGCCCCACAGGCTATATGCATATAGGAAACCTGAGGACTGCGTTATATGAATACCTTATTGCAAGAAAATACAATGGTAAATTCATTTTAAGAATAGAAGATACCGATCAGGAGCGTTTTGTAGAAGGAGCTATAGATGTTATATACAAAACCCTCAAGCTTGCCGGAATAAACCACGATGAAGGCCCTGATGTAGGCGGCAGTTATGGCCCTTATGTTCAAAGTGAAAGAAAGGGCATGTACCTTGAATATGCTAAAAAGCTTGTTGAGCTTGGAGGTGCATACTATTGCTTCTGTACAAAGGAAAGGCTTGCAGAATTAAAGGAAAAACAGGATGCAGAAGGTCATGGTCACAGATACGATCGTTGCTGCTTGAAGCTTTCCAAGGAAGAGATTGAAGAAAATCTTAGAAAAAACGTACCTTATGTTATCAGACAAAAAATGCCAGATACAGGTACTACAAGCTTTAATGATGCCGTTTATGGCACAATTACCGTTGATAACAGCGAACTGGATGATCAGATTCTCATTAAAACCGACGGACTTCCTACTTATAACTTTGCAAATGTAATTGATGATCATCAGATGGAAATTTCCCATGTCGTCAGGGGTAACGAATATCTTTCCTCTACACCTAAGTATAACCTTCTTTATGAAGCTTTCGGATGGGAAGTACCAACTTATGTACATGTTCCTCTTATACTGAAGGCTTCCGGACAGAAACTCAGTAAGAGAGCTGGTGACCCTTCCTTTGAAGATTTGGTTTCAATGGGATATCTGGTTGAAGCTATTGTTAACTACGTTGTATTATTGGGCTGGAGTCCAAGCACGAATCAGGAAATTTATTCATTGAAGGAGCTTGAAGAAGTTTTTGAAATTTCAGGTATCAGCAAGGCTCCTGCAATTTTCGATATTAACAAGCTTACATGGATGAATGGTGAATATATCAGAAGGATGCCTATTGAGGAATTTCACAAACTGGCTCTTCCCTTTTATGAAAATGCAATAACTAATAAAAATATTGATACTCTTAAGCTTAGTAAGCTTCTTCAGATAAGAACAGAAGTTTTGACAACTATTCCGGAAACTATTGATTTTATCGATCAATTACCTGACTATGATGTTCAAATGTATGTTCACAAAAAGAGTAAAACAACTCTTGAAAACTCCCTTGAGAATCTTATTGCTGCATATCCCATTCTGGAAGGTATAAGCGATTGGAATGCGGATAGTATTCATGAAAAGATTTTTGCACATATAGAAGCTCTTGGAGTTAAAAACAGCTTGATACTTTGGCCTATAAGAACTGCTGTGTCTGGTAAAGCAGTTACTCCTGGGGGAGCTATTGAAATTGCAGATATAGTCGGAAAAGAAGAAACTCTCAAAAGAATCAGTATTGGTATTGATAAACTAAAAGCAGCTTTGGGGAATAATGCATAA
- a CDS encoding cofactor-independent phosphoglycerate mutase: MKYVVILGDGMADYTIPELDNKTPLQYAKKPSIDMLASKGTVGLVRTVPEGIAPGSDACNLSVMGYNPEVYYTGRSPLEAVSMGIELSPTDVALRCNLVHLSEEESEYSQKIMIDYSSDEISTAESKVLIDAVNNALKTENIVFHPGISYRHCVVWSNGRTGLGCTPPHDISEKRISDFLPKEESGLLLDLMKKSYDILKDHPINQARRAKGLRTANSIWLWGEGKKPALSSFQEKYHITGAMVSAVDLLKGIGICAGLDSIDVEGATGNIDTNFIGKANAAIQALESGKDFVYVHVEAPDECGHRHEIENKVKAIELLDSQVVKPILEGISKYDYRVLVLPDHPTPLRLRTHTSEPVPFIIYDSTNEIQSQAKSYDEFEAKKSGVFIEDGYKLMDLLIKGSF; encoded by the coding sequence ATGAAATATGTTGTGATTCTTGGTGATGGTATGGCTGATTATACCATACCTGAACTTGATAACAAGACCCCTCTGCAATACGCAAAAAAGCCGTCAATTGATATGCTGGCTTCAAAGGGTACTGTAGGGCTTGTTCGTACTGTTCCCGAAGGTATTGCCCCCGGTAGTGATGCTTGTAACCTTTCGGTGATGGGCTATAACCCCGAAGTATATTACACAGGTCGTTCACCTCTTGAGGCTGTAAGTATGGGAATAGAACTGTCACCTACGGATGTTGCACTCAGATGTAATCTTGTACACCTTTCCGAAGAAGAATCTGAGTATTCCCAAAAAATAATGATAGATTACAGTTCAGATGAAATTTCAACGGCTGAATCTAAAGTTCTTATTGATGCAGTAAATAATGCTCTTAAGACTGAGAACATAGTTTTTCACCCCGGAATAAGCTACAGGCATTGTGTGGTGTGGAGTAACGGCAGGACAGGTCTTGGTTGTACTCCTCCCCACGATATTTCCGAGAAAAGGATTTCAGATTTTCTTCCAAAGGAAGAGTCAGGATTGCTGCTTGATTTGATGAAGAAAAGTTATGACATTTTAAAAGATCATCCCATAAACCAGGCAAGAAGGGCAAAGGGACTAAGAACCGCAAACTCCATCTGGCTTTGGGGCGAAGGTAAGAAACCTGCTTTGTCTTCTTTCCAGGAAAAATACCATATAACAGGAGCAATGGTTTCCGCAGTGGATTTACTTAAAGGTATCGGTATTTGTGCGGGACTTGATTCCATTGATGTTGAAGGTGCTACAGGTAATATTGATACAAATTTTATCGGTAAGGCTAATGCAGCTATTCAGGCCCTTGAAAGCGGAAAAGATTTTGTTTACGTACATGTTGAAGCCCCTGATGAGTGCGGTCACAGACATGAAATCGAAAACAAGGTCAAGGCCATAGAGTTGTTGGATTCACAGGTTGTAAAACCTATACTGGAAGGTATAAGTAAGTATGATTACCGTGTATTGGTACTCCCTGACCATCCTACGCCTCTTCGCTTACGCACTCATACATCCGAACCGGTTCCATTTATTATTTATGACAGCACTAATGAAATTCAATCACAGGCTAAGAGCTATGATGAATTTGAAGCTAAAAAATCAGGTGTATTCATAGAAGACGGTTACAAATTGATGGATTTGTTAATTAAAGGAAGTTTTTA